Proteins from a single region of Dysosmobacter acutus:
- a CDS encoding DUF3810 domain-containing protein has translation MRSFFLRHHRLHVWLLSLAAFFLAFAVCRENRALMNAIAEHVTAPVKYALGRMWGLVPFSGMELLVIVLILFAVIYLILWGRAIVRTRPRRRAVYGGFIGALCTGLTIYAVCCLLWGVNYYTDSFQDRSGIREQPVAIEDLYHVTRYFADRLIDTSDLVERDENGVFAVPRDAIFAGSTSVYDAVEQQFPFLKFPDQVPKRMAFSKVMSAMDFTGVFCPYTGESNLNVDSPACLLPSTIAHELAHQRGIASEQECNFLAVLASTTCGSDVYAYSGWLLGYIHLGNALYRADETLWRSVWETLPDGARADLSFNNSYWAGFEGPASRASQKVYDSFLKSYGEAAGVKSYGTVVDLLVVYYQELT, from the coding sequence ATGCGCTCATTTTTCCTGCGGCACCACAGGCTCCACGTATGGCTGCTTTCCCTGGCGGCATTTTTTCTGGCCTTTGCCGTGTGCCGGGAAAACCGGGCGCTGATGAACGCGATAGCCGAGCATGTCACCGCCCCGGTGAAATATGCCCTGGGCCGCATGTGGGGACTGGTCCCTTTTTCCGGCATGGAGCTGCTGGTGATCGTGCTGATTCTTTTCGCTGTGATCTACCTGATCCTCTGGGGCCGGGCCATTGTCCGGACACGGCCCCGCCGCCGCGCCGTGTATGGCGGCTTTATAGGGGCGCTGTGCACGGGGCTGACCATCTACGCCGTCTGCTGCCTCCTCTGGGGCGTAAACTATTATACCGACAGCTTTCAGGACAGGTCCGGCATCCGGGAACAGCCTGTTGCCATAGAGGACTTGTATCATGTAACGCGGTATTTTGCCGATCGCCTGATCGACACCTCGGATTTGGTGGAGCGCGACGAAAACGGAGTGTTTGCTGTGCCCCGGGACGCCATCTTTGCAGGCAGCACCTCGGTCTATGATGCGGTGGAGCAGCAGTTCCCCTTCCTGAAGTTCCCGGATCAGGTGCCCAAGCGGATGGCATTTTCGAAAGTCATGAGCGCCATGGACTTTACGGGGGTGTTCTGCCCTTACACCGGCGAATCCAATCTGAATGTGGACAGCCCCGCCTGTCTGCTGCCCTCCACAATTGCCCATGAACTGGCCCACCAACGGGGGATTGCCTCGGAGCAGGAGTGCAATTTCCTGGCCGTGCTGGCCTCCACCACCTGCGGCAGCGATGTCTACGCCTATTCCGGATGGCTTTTGGGGTATATCCACCTGGGCAACGCCCTGTACCGGGCGGACGAGACACTGTGGCGCTCCGTGTGGGAGACATTGCCGGATGGGGCGCGGGCGGACCTGTCGTTCAACAACAGCTACTGGGCCGGCTTTGAAGGACCGGCCTCCCGGGCCAGCCAGAAGGTATACGACAGCTTTCTCAAAAGCTATGGAGAGGCGGCGGGCGTCAAAAGCTACGGCACGGTGGTGGACCTGCTGGTGGTATATTATCAGGAACTTACATAA
- a CDS encoding DNA-3-methyladenine glycosylase I, whose translation MDSPDVCRCGWCNLKNQAYIDYHDREWGVPSHDDHRLFELLILESFQAGLSWECVLNKRESFRRAFDRFDLSRVCGYEEADVQRLLSDSSIIRNQLKIRASITNARVFRSIQLEYGSFSNYIWHFTEGRVLHETGKASSTLSDRISADLRKRGMKFVGTTIVYSYLQAMGVINSHDEGCFLYQSDGL comes from the coding sequence ATGGATAGTCCGGACGTTTGCAGGTGCGGCTGGTGCAACCTGAAGAACCAGGCGTACATCGACTATCATGACAGGGAGTGGGGCGTTCCCAGCCACGACGACCACAGGTTATTTGAACTTCTCATCCTTGAGAGCTTCCAGGCCGGGTTGTCCTGGGAATGCGTGCTGAACAAGCGGGAATCGTTCCGCCGGGCTTTTGACCGGTTCGACCTAAGCAGGGTCTGCGGCTATGAGGAGGCGGATGTGCAGCGTCTGTTGTCCGATTCATCCATCATCCGCAATCAGCTGAAAATCCGGGCCTCCATCACCAACGCCAGAGTGTTCCGGTCCATCCAGCTGGAATACGGCTCATTTTCCAACTACATCTGGCACTTTACGGAGGGCCGGGTCCTCCATGAAACGGGAAAGGCCAGCTCCACCCTGTCGGACCGGATCTCGGCCGACCTTCGCAAGCGGGGCATGAAGTTCGTGGGCACCACAATTGTCTATTCGTACCTGCAGGCCATGGGCGTGATCAACTCCCACGATGAGGGCTGCTTTCTATACCAATCCGACGGGCTGTGA
- a CDS encoding S1C family serine protease, which yields MENEFNQVPASGLPDAGLPAAGPAGPQWDPREVVEYYVPGGAEEVVERYVSGYTLPQYRKQPIRRRRGKKGFLIFLGCIAALAGMTAAYYLIPDQVFSERPGFTYETPAKEITMDTYPTGGDVRLTLRAFTGEVLSAQEIYRKVNPSVVTVMVQLEDGIGVGTGVIFTSDGYILTNYHVVEGGSHCTVALDYGRVIEARYVAGDADNDLAVLKADAEGLSAAEFGDSNALMVGDPVYAIGNPLGVELRGTLTDGIVSAINRDVQVQGRTLTLIQTNAALNSGNSGGPLINCCGQVVGINTIKMSTNYKTTIEGLGFALPTSVITYMVNDLIQYGEIRSEPTLGITVQPLATLLPDGNQGIEVEEVSHGSGAHQAGLRPGDIIVEAEGERVSTSADLLRIRRGILAGESMELLIWRDGEYLNLSVVLLSK from the coding sequence ATGGAGAATGAATTCAATCAGGTCCCGGCCTCCGGCCTGCCGGACGCGGGGCTGCCGGCGGCGGGGCCTGCCGGACCGCAGTGGGACCCCCGGGAGGTGGTGGAGTACTACGTGCCGGGAGGCGCCGAAGAGGTGGTGGAGCGGTACGTCAGCGGCTACACGCTGCCCCAGTACCGAAAACAGCCCATCCGCCGCCGGCGCGGCAAGAAGGGGTTTTTGATTTTTCTTGGCTGCATCGCGGCGCTGGCCGGGATGACGGCGGCCTATTATCTGATACCGGATCAGGTCTTTTCCGAGCGGCCCGGATTCACGTATGAAACGCCCGCCAAGGAGATCACCATGGACACCTATCCCACCGGGGGTGATGTGCGGCTGACGCTGCGCGCCTTCACCGGGGAAGTCCTCAGCGCCCAGGAGATCTACCGGAAGGTAAATCCCTCCGTGGTGACGGTCATGGTGCAGCTGGAGGACGGCATCGGCGTGGGGACCGGCGTGATCTTCACCTCCGACGGTTATATCCTCACCAACTATCATGTGGTGGAGGGGGGCAGCCACTGCACCGTGGCGCTGGACTACGGGCGGGTCATCGAGGCCAGATACGTGGCCGGGGACGCGGACAACGATCTGGCCGTGCTGAAAGCCGACGCGGAGGGGCTGAGCGCGGCGGAATTCGGCGACTCCAACGCCCTCATGGTGGGAGACCCGGTCTACGCCATCGGAAACCCCCTGGGCGTGGAGCTGCGGGGCACGCTGACCGACGGGATCGTCTCGGCCATCAACCGGGACGTGCAGGTCCAGGGGCGGACACTGACGCTGATCCAGACCAACGCGGCGCTGAACAGCGGCAATTCCGGCGGTCCGCTGATCAACTGCTGCGGCCAGGTGGTGGGCATCAACACCATCAAGATGAGCACCAACTACAAGACCACCATTGAGGGTCTGGGCTTTGCCCTGCCAACCAGCGTCATCACCTACATGGTCAACGACCTCATCCAGTATGGGGAGATCCGCTCCGAGCCCACCTTAGGCATCACCGTGCAGCCGCTGGCCACGCTGCTGCCGGACGGCAACCAGGGCATCGAGGTGGAGGAGGTTTCCCATGGGTCCGGCGCCCATCAGGCGGGACTGCGCCCCGGCGATATCATTGTGGAGGCGGAGGGGGAGAGGGTATCCACCAGCGCGGACCTGCTGCGCATCCGTCGGGGAATTCTGGCGGGTGAGAGCATGGAACTGCTCATCTGGCGGGACGGGGAGTATCTGAACCTCTCCGTGGTGCTGCTCTCCAAGTGA
- a CDS encoding ATP-binding protein yields MGKQKNRAGQGLYWRQFRLTAGMVLLTLFLLGASFFALSYNYARDEKSADLQAKAQTVAELSADYLESNVETQGEALQQLATFAASVSDANFLICNVRGEALLTTDRSLDGKTVTLPADMAQRVLTDGRYAGRSTINGTYEKSRMVIAVPAASRLSGDTVGIVLAVTDAAAVNGMWRNFIGLFFMTSMVVLMIAFVTSSVTTMQQIKPIQDMVRATRQYAEGNFDIRMEDYGRTDEIGELATSFNAMAESLQQTERQRREFIANISHELKTPMTTIAGYTDGILDGTIPPENERQYLQIISDESRRLSRLVRRMLDVSQLQSMDPLRPGEHFDICESARRVLISMERKITDKGLDVDADIPEEPILVLGDNDLITQVIYNLLENATKFARPGTNLYLGVKLQDAKARVTVQNLGDTIPAEELPLLFERFHKSDKSRSEDKDGVGLGLYIVKTILEQHREKINVTSENGVTTFSFSLNAE; encoded by the coding sequence ATGGGTAAGCAGAAAAACAGAGCGGGCCAAGGCCTGTACTGGCGGCAGTTCCGGCTGACCGCCGGCATGGTGCTGCTGACGTTATTCCTGTTGGGCGCGTCTTTTTTCGCCCTGAGCTACAACTATGCCAGGGATGAAAAAAGCGCGGACCTCCAGGCCAAGGCCCAGACGGTGGCGGAGCTGTCCGCGGATTACCTGGAGTCCAACGTGGAGACCCAGGGCGAGGCGCTGCAGCAGCTGGCCACCTTTGCCGCCTCTGTCTCCGACGCCAACTTTCTGATCTGCAACGTCCGGGGCGAGGCGCTTTTGACCACTGACCGGTCCCTGGACGGGAAGACCGTGACCCTGCCCGCCGACATGGCCCAGCGCGTCCTGACCGACGGGCGGTACGCGGGCCGCAGCACCATCAATGGAACCTACGAAAAGTCCCGCATGGTCATCGCCGTGCCCGCCGCCTCCCGCTTAAGCGGCGACACGGTGGGAATTGTTCTGGCCGTCACCGACGCGGCGGCGGTCAACGGCATGTGGCGCAATTTCATCGGGTTGTTCTTCATGACCTCCATGGTGGTTCTGATGATCGCATTTGTGACCTCCTCCGTCACCACCATGCAGCAGATCAAGCCCATCCAGGACATGGTCCGGGCCACCCGCCAGTATGCGGAGGGGAATTTTGATATCCGCATGGAGGATTACGGCCGCACCGACGAGATCGGCGAGCTGGCAACCTCCTTCAACGCCATGGCCGAATCGCTACAGCAGACGGAGAGGCAGCGGCGTGAGTTCATTGCCAACATCTCCCACGAGCTCAAGACGCCCATGACCACCATCGCCGGCTACACCGACGGCATCCTGGACGGCACCATCCCGCCGGAGAACGAGCGGCAGTACCTTCAGATCATCTCCGACGAGAGCCGGCGCCTGAGCCGTCTGGTGCGGCGCATGCTGGACGTGTCCCAGCTCCAGTCCATGGACCCCCTGCGGCCCGGGGAGCACTTCGATATCTGCGAAAGCGCCAGGCGGGTGCTGATCTCCATGGAGCGGAAAATTACGGACAAGGGCCTGGACGTGGACGCGGATATTCCGGAGGAGCCCATTCTGGTGTTGGGCGACAACGACCTGATCACCCAGGTGATCTACAACCTTTTGGAAAATGCCACCAAGTTTGCCCGCCCGGGCACCAATTTGTACCTTGGTGTGAAGCTGCAGGACGCCAAGGCCCGGGTGACGGTGCAGAACTTAGGCGACACCATCCCGGCGGAGGAGCTGCCGCTGCTGTTCGAGCGGTTCCACAAGAGCGACAAGTCCCGCAGCGAGGATAAAGACGGCGTGGGGCTGGGCCTGTACATCGTCAAGACGATTCTGGAGCAGCACAGGGAGAAGATCAATGTAACCAGTGAGAATGGAGTCACCACGTTTTCCTTCTCACTGAACGCTGAGTAA
- a CDS encoding response regulator transcription factor, with protein MGRNILVVEDDPNISDLIRMYLVKEGFDVRIAGDGGRALEEFAKGVPDLILLDIMLPVMDGWTVCAKIRETSKVPIIMLTAKSEVFDKIHGLEMGADDYIIKPFEMKELIARINAVLRRTEIPDDTKKRLVFDKLVINLDSYELIVDGKKVDTPPKELELLYHLAATPNRVYTRNQLLDEVWGFDYFGDSRTVDVHIKRLREKVENVSDQWALKTVWGVGYKFELTGGKQP; from the coding sequence ATGGGACGCAACATACTGGTGGTGGAGGACGACCCCAATATTTCCGACCTCATTCGCATGTATCTGGTGAAAGAGGGGTTTGACGTGCGGATCGCCGGCGACGGCGGCCGGGCGCTGGAGGAATTTGCCAAAGGGGTGCCGGACCTGATCCTCCTTGACATCATGCTGCCGGTGATGGACGGATGGACGGTCTGCGCCAAAATCCGGGAGACCTCCAAGGTGCCCATCATCATGCTCACCGCGAAAAGCGAGGTCTTTGACAAGATTCACGGCCTGGAGATGGGCGCGGACGACTATATCATCAAGCCCTTTGAGATGAAGGAGCTGATCGCCCGGATCAACGCGGTGCTGCGCCGCACCGAGATTCCGGACGACACGAAAAAGCGTTTGGTATTTGATAAGCTGGTCATCAACCTGGACTCCTATGAGCTGATCGTGGATGGGAAAAAGGTGGACACGCCGCCCAAGGAGCTGGAACTCCTCTACCATCTGGCCGCAACTCCCAACCGGGTCTATACCCGCAACCAGCTGTTGGACGAGGTGTGGGGCTTTGACTATTTCGGCGACAGCCGCACCGTGGACGTGCACATCAAGCGGCTGCGGGAAAAGGTGGAAAACGTCTCCGACCAGTGGGCGCTGAAGACGGTGTGGGGCGTGGGCTACAAGTTTGAGCTGACCGGCGGCAAGCAGCCGTAA
- the spoIID gene encoding stage II sporulation protein D, protein MRQNLIASVVLIALLFTIPLVFLRPEKEPEEQEAAEIFPQVEPGEMDAASTLQVKQGDTVTEMSLGAYLQGVVRAEMPASFEIEALKAQTVAARTYTLYKIRTGGNHADADICTDSKCCQAWISREAAASNWGRSASANEYKIDTAVAETDGMTMLYDGSPILAVFHSSSAGRTRNSEDVWSSELPYLRAVDSMEEGDGIPNYYSRVEFTPEKFKELFLAKHPEAQLTGDASGWLTNFVMDNLSVKTVDVGGVTVRGTEVRGIFSLRSAAFEVSVADGKMVFYVTGFGHGVGMSQYGANQMAKAGSTYLKILTHYYTGVSVEPYALG, encoded by the coding sequence ATGAGACAGAATCTGATTGCATCGGTGGTCCTGATCGCCCTGCTGTTCACCATACCGCTTGTGTTCCTGCGTCCGGAAAAGGAACCGGAGGAGCAGGAGGCGGCGGAGATTTTTCCACAGGTGGAGCCGGGGGAGATGGACGCCGCCTCCACGCTGCAGGTGAAGCAGGGGGACACGGTGACGGAGATGAGCCTGGGGGCTTACCTCCAGGGCGTGGTCCGGGCGGAGATGCCCGCCTCCTTTGAGATTGAGGCGCTGAAGGCCCAGACGGTGGCCGCCCGCACTTACACGCTCTATAAGATCAGGACCGGGGGAAACCACGCCGACGCGGACATCTGCACCGACTCCAAGTGCTGCCAGGCCTGGATTTCCCGGGAGGCCGCCGCCTCCAACTGGGGCCGGTCCGCCTCGGCCAACGAGTATAAGATCGACACGGCCGTGGCGGAGACGGACGGCATGACCATGCTGTACGACGGAAGCCCGATTCTTGCGGTGTTCCACTCCTCCTCCGCGGGACGGACCCGGAACTCGGAGGATGTGTGGAGCAGTGAGCTGCCCTATCTGCGCGCGGTGGACTCCATGGAGGAGGGGGACGGAATCCCCAACTATTACAGCCGCGTGGAATTCACGCCTGAGAAATTCAAGGAGCTCTTTTTGGCAAAGCACCCGGAGGCACAGCTCACGGGGGACGCTTCCGGCTGGCTCACCAATTTCGTGATGGACAACCTCAGCGTGAAAACCGTGGATGTGGGCGGCGTCACCGTCCGGGGCACGGAAGTGCGCGGCATTTTCTCGCTGCGCTCCGCCGCCTTTGAAGTGTCGGTTGCGGACGGGAAGATGGTTTTTTATGTGACCGGATTCGGCCATGGCGTTGGGATGAGCCAGTACGGGGCCAACCAAATGGCCAAGGCGGGCAGCACCTATCTAAAGATTCTCACCCATTACTACACCGGCGTGTCGGTGGAGCCCTACGCACTGGGGTAG
- a CDS encoding B3/4 domain-containing protein, with protein sequence MSEFIIEAPFWSLFPESEIGVLVLRDIDNSHEAPELAARLAEANETAKKWITEPVLSQCPAVAAWRQAYSRFKTKKGVRSSIEALLRRVDKGKGVGPINPLVDLYNTVSLTYGFPCGAEDVDAFDGDLRLSVSAGGDDFLALGEEENDPTLPGEVCYLDNKGAVCRCWNWRDGQRTMVTERSRHVIVVMEYMDASRHDDMARALEELSKDAVDALGGAVAARVILNRAAPSVTIG encoded by the coding sequence ATGTCTGAATTTATTATTGAAGCTCCCTTTTGGTCCCTGTTCCCGGAGAGCGAAATCGGCGTGCTGGTGCTGCGGGACATTGACAATTCGCATGAGGCGCCTGAGCTGGCAGCCCGGCTGGCCGAGGCCAATGAGACGGCAAAAAAGTGGATCACGGAGCCGGTGCTCAGCCAGTGCCCGGCAGTGGCCGCCTGGCGTCAGGCCTACAGCCGTTTCAAGACCAAAAAGGGCGTGCGCTCCTCCATCGAGGCGCTGCTGCGCCGCGTGGACAAGGGCAAGGGCGTCGGGCCCATCAACCCTCTGGTGGACCTTTACAACACTGTTTCTCTCACCTATGGCTTCCCATGCGGCGCCGAGGATGTGGATGCCTTTGACGGCGACCTCCGCCTCAGCGTCAGCGCCGGCGGAGACGACTTTCTGGCCTTGGGGGAGGAGGAAAACGACCCCACCCTTCCCGGCGAGGTCTGCTATCTGGACAACAAAGGCGCCGTCTGCCGCTGCTGGAACTGGCGGGACGGTCAGCGCACCATGGTCACGGAGCGGAGCCGCCATGTGATCGTGGTCATGGAGTACATGGACGCCAGCAGGCATGACGACATGGCCCGCGCCCTGGAGGAGCTCTCCAAAGATGCGGTGGACGCCCTGGGCGGCGCCGTGGCGGCCAGAGTGATTTTGAACCGGGCGGCGCCCTCTGTGACGATAGGCTGA
- a CDS encoding nucleoside deaminase has translation MEREAFMRQALALAREASEAGEVPVGCVVVRDGEIVGRGRNRREEKQSAASHAEMEAIAEANKALGSWRLDGCELYVTLEPCPMCAGAILNARIAHVWYGARDESFGACGGVTNLYMEEFPNRPALTGGLLAEECRNLLSAFFRSLRR, from the coding sequence ATGGAACGAGAAGCGTTTATGCGCCAGGCCCTGGCCCTGGCCCGGGAGGCATCGGAAGCGGGCGAGGTGCCGGTGGGCTGTGTCGTGGTCCGGGACGGGGAGATTGTGGGCCGGGGCCGCAACCGCAGAGAGGAAAAACAGTCCGCGGCCTCCCACGCGGAGATGGAGGCCATTGCCGAGGCCAACAAAGCGCTGGGCTCCTGGCGGTTGGACGGGTGCGAACTGTATGTGACGCTGGAACCCTGCCCCATGTGCGCCGGAGCGATCCTCAACGCCCGGATCGCCCACGTCTGGTACGGCGCCCGGGACGAATCCTTTGGCGCCTGCGGCGGGGTGACGAACCTCTATATGGAGGAATTTCCCAACCGGCCGGCCCTGACCGGCGGGCTGCTGGCGGAGGAGTGCCGAAATTTGCTGTCGGCGTTTTTCCGGTCTCTGCGCCGATGA
- a CDS encoding DUF2508 family protein, protein MGKKSARTPEDARLNQLRSELNETQLDLALAYRQFDMVVDPELVESCIYQINALKARYNYLIRVIKEQRPAAAAAARTKGAAKWI, encoded by the coding sequence GTGGGAAAAAAGTCCGCCCGCACACCAGAAGACGCCCGGCTCAACCAACTGCGCTCGGAGCTCAATGAAACACAGCTGGATCTGGCTCTGGCTTACCGGCAGTTTGACATGGTCGTGGATCCAGAGCTGGTGGAGTCCTGCATTTATCAGATCAACGCCCTGAAAGCCCGCTACAACTACCTGATCCGCGTCATCAAGGAACAGCGTCCGGCGGCCGCTGCCGCCGCACGTACAAAGGGGGCTGCAAAATGGATATGA
- a CDS encoding pro-sigmaK processing inhibitor BofA family protein, with protein MDMTQKVLLGFLCFFLALALLRLFRAPLRLALKLLVNTFLGFAALYLVNLTSAVTGLALGLNLWNALTVGVLGLPGLVLLLALQWVL; from the coding sequence ATGGATATGACGCAAAAAGTCCTTCTGGGCTTCCTCTGCTTTTTCCTGGCGCTGGCCCTGCTGCGGCTGTTCCGTGCTCCGCTGCGCCTGGCGCTCAAGCTCCTGGTCAACACCTTTTTGGGCTTTGCGGCGCTCTATCTTGTGAACCTGACCTCCGCCGTCACCGGGCTGGCCCTGGGGCTCAACCTGTGGAACGCCCTGACGGTGGGGGTGCTGGGGCTCCCGGGACTGGTGCTGCTGCTGGCTCTGCAGTGGGTTTTATAA
- the rplM gene encoding 50S ribosomal protein L13, with translation MSTFMASKANIERKWYILDAAGKPLGKTAVAAADLLRGKNKPTYTPHADCGDCVIIINAGKAVLTGKKMTQKIYRTHSGWVGGLKETPYRILMQDKPETAMRVAIRGMMPRNTVTKDSLKRLRIYADENYEQQAQKPEVWTVE, from the coding sequence ATGTCCACTTTTATGGCAAGCAAGGCCAACATTGAGCGCAAGTGGTACATTCTGGACGCTGCCGGCAAGCCCCTGGGCAAAACCGCCGTGGCCGCCGCCGATCTGCTGCGCGGCAAGAACAAGCCCACTTACACCCCCCATGCCGACTGCGGCGACTGCGTGATCATCATCAACGCGGGCAAGGCCGTTCTGACCGGCAAGAAGATGACCCAGAAGATCTACCGCACCCACTCCGGCTGGGTGGGCGGTCTGAAGGAGACCCCCTACCGCATTCTGATGCAGGACAAGCCCGAGACTGCCATGCGCGTCGCAATCCGCGGCATGATGCCCCGCAACACCGTGACCAAGGATTCTCTGAAGCGTCTGCGCATCTACGCTGACGAAAACTACGAACAGCAGGCCCAGAAGCCTGAGGTTTGGACCGTAGAATAA
- the rpsI gene encoding 30S ribosomal protein S9: protein MYQSKKPYLYGTGRRKSSVARVHLFPNGTGSITINGRDIEEYFGLDTLKMVVRQPLAATDNVGKMDIVATVTGGGVSGQAGALRHGIARALLLANEEYRPILKKAGFLTRDPRMKERKKYGLKAARRAPQFSKR, encoded by the coding sequence ATGTATCAGTCTAAAAAGCCTTATCTGTATGGTACCGGCCGCAGAAAGTCTTCTGTCGCACGCGTCCATCTGTTCCCCAACGGCACCGGCTCCATCACCATCAACGGCCGTGACATCGAGGAGTATTTCGGCCTCGACACTCTGAAGATGGTGGTCCGTCAGCCTCTGGCTGCCACCGACAACGTGGGCAAAATGGACATTGTGGCAACCGTCACCGGCGGCGGCGTCTCCGGCCAGGCCGGCGCCCTGCGCCACGGCATTGCCCGGGCCCTGTTGCTGGCCAACGAGGAGTACCGCCCCATTCTGAAGAAGGCCGGTTTCCTGACCCGTGACCCCCGCATGAAAGAGCGCAAGAAATACGGCCTCAAAGCGGCCAGACGCGCACCTCAGTTCTCCAAGCGATAA
- a CDS encoding MurR/RpiR family transcriptional regulator has protein sequence MGTIKKIDVLWRLDMVSLLEERVIHTKLTKTGYRIAEYLLENESRLCFMTATAVASEIGVSDASVIRVTRALGFDGFSDMQRRLREKATDMLSSSTIEDISPLERLKNRHPLQSDACNVENLAQQWFTTAVGSLRGVYENNDLSKFEEAADMIIASRQKLICGFRASSNIAGFFKLMLSLIMPNVHDSLTADSSAVDKMMNLTEEDCVVLFTFPRYFKMSKGVAEMARDKGAKLIIFTDRASSPMANGADIVIAAGSQSMNIFSSNMAAQFAAELMITIISHKLGIEKMTYLEWKEKYNIKYGVFDKNRD, from the coding sequence ATGGGAACAATCAAAAAAATTGATGTCTTATGGAGGTTAGATATGGTCTCATTGCTTGAGGAAAGAGTGATTCACACCAAGCTGACAAAGACGGGCTACCGGATTGCCGAATATCTTTTGGAAAACGAATCCCGCCTGTGCTTTATGACGGCGACGGCCGTTGCAAGCGAGATCGGCGTCAGCGATGCCTCTGTTATCCGTGTGACCCGCGCACTCGGTTTCGACGGTTTTTCCGACATGCAGCGCCGCCTGCGGGAAAAAGCCACGGACATGCTCAGCAGCAGTACCATTGAGGATATATCTCCCTTGGAACGGCTGAAGAACCGCCACCCGCTGCAAAGTGATGCATGCAATGTGGAGAATCTTGCACAGCAGTGGTTTACCACCGCTGTGGGCAGTTTGCGCGGCGTCTATGAAAACAATGACCTTTCCAAGTTTGAGGAGGCTGCAGACATGATCATTGCAAGCCGCCAAAAGCTGATCTGCGGTTTTCGCGCAAGCAGCAACATTGCCGGTTTTTTCAAGCTGATGCTCTCCTTGATCATGCCGAACGTTCATGATAGTCTGACCGCAGACTCCAGTGCAGTTGACAAGATGATGAACCTCACCGAAGAAGATTGTGTTGTGCTCTTTACCTTTCCGCGCTATTTTAAAATGTCCAAAGGTGTTGCGGAAATGGCCAGGGACAAGGGCGCCAAACTGATTATTTTCACGGACAGAGCCTCCTCTCCCATGGCTAACGGCGCGGACATCGTTATTGCCGCAGGCTCACAGAGCATGAACATCTTCTCGTCCAACATGGCCGCCCAGTTTGCCGCCGAGCTGATGATCACAATTATCAGCCATAAGCTGGGTATTGAGAAGATGACCTACCTGGAGTGGAAGGAAAAATATAATATCAAATACGGGGTGTTTGACAAAAATAGAGATTAA